CGAAGAGGCCGAGGGCGAAGAGGCCGGAGACCATCCGGGCGGCTTCCCCCCCGAAGAGCGAGGTGGCGGCGATGTGGCCCACCGCTTCCTGGCCTTTCAGGTCGGCGACGGGTGCGGAGTGGAGGAAGGAGGCATTGAGGCCGACATAGAGGACGGCAACCAGCACGGTGCCCCAGAGCAGGGCGCGGCGCACGGTCTTCTGCGGGTCGTTCCATTCCTCCAGGCCATATACGGCGGCATTCCAGCCGGTGTAAGAGTAGGTGACGTAGAGCAGGGCGACGGCGAAGCCCGGGGTGAGGACGGCGAGGCTGTCGATCTTGAAGTCAGGGGTCCAGCGGATGTCGCCCTTGCCTTCCATCGTCCATGCGGCGCCGATGAAGATGAGGATGAGGAGGAGCTTCAGGCCGGTGGCGGCGACTTGCACGCGGGCGCTGGTTTTCGTGCTCACTGCGTGGGCTGCGGTGCCGAGCAGGATCACGCCGGCGGCAGCGTGTTGGACGGGGATGCCGCCGATGGCCTTGTGGAGGTATTCGCCGAAGGCGAGCGCGGTGATGGCGGTGGGGGCGGAGAAGCCGGCGAAGGCGGAGAGCATTCCGGCCATGAAGCCGAGGCTGGGGTGGTAGATGGAGCGGAGGAAGTGGTACTCACCGCCGGAGCGGGGGAGCATGGCCGCGACTTCCGCGTAGCAGAAGGCGCCGCAGAGCGCGATGAGGCCGCCGAGAGCCCAGAGGAAAAGGATCTGCGGGCCGGAGTTGAGGTCGAAGAGCTGGAAGCCGAGCGAGGTGAACACGCCGACGCCGACCATGCTGGCCACCACGAGGGCGGTCGCTGCAAAGGCTCCGGCGTGAGTCGGTTGGGACACGGCCTAACACATCCGCGAAATCGGGGGCTTCCGCAAATTCCGATTGGAACGGATTATAAGTGTTCAAATGAACAAATTAGATTGCGGCTTTCCAAGGTCGGGGGATGATGGCGGGCATGGATCCGCACCGCGGCCGGGGGGCGCAGGAAATTCCCGCCAATCGCTTCGAAGCGCTCTGCCTGCACACGGATGAGGACGCGTGGGTGGACGATGACCCGCGCCCGCTGAAGACGACTTTCCTGTGGGATGATTCGAAGTCGGTGCTGAACTCGAACGATTCCGAGGATCTCTCCTTTGAGTACAGCGTGAACCCGTATCGTGGTTGCGAGCATGGCTGCTCGTACTGCTACGCGCGGACCTATCATGAGTATCTGGGCTACTCGGCGGGGCTCGATTTCGAGTCGAAGATCGTGGTGAAGGAGAATGCGCCGCGCTTGCTGGAGGCGGCGTTTGCGAAGCCCTCGTACAAGCCGGCGATGATCGCGATGAGCGGGGTGACCGATTGCTATCAGCCGATCGAGCGGAAGCTGGAGATCACGCGGCGTTGCCTGGAAGTAATGGTGCGGTTCCGGCAGCCGGTGGGGCTGATCACGAAAAATGCGCTGATCGCGCGCGATGTGGATCATCTCGGGGAGCTCGCGCGCCATCAGGCGACCTGTGTGTTCATCTCGGTGACGAGTCTCGATCCGAAGCTTGCGAGGATCCTGGAGCCGCGGGCGTCCTCGCCACGGGCGCGGCTGGATGCGATCCGGGCGCTGGCAGATCACGGGATCCCGGTGGGGGTGAGCGCCGCGCCGATGATCCCGGCGCTGAATGACAGCGAGCTTCCGGCGATCCTGGAGGCGGTGAAGGAGGCGGGAGGCAGCTTTGCCTTCTATACCACGGTCCGCCTGCCGGGGGCGGTGGCGCCGGTGTTTTCCTCGTGGCTCGACCGGCATTTTCCGGAGCGGAAGGAGAAGATCCTCAAGCGCATTCGCGGCACGCATGGCGGGAAGCTGAATAGCAATGTGCCGGGTGCCCGCATGCGGGGTAGCGGGGAACCGGTGGGGCAGCTCAGGGCGCTTTTCCACGCGAGTTGCCGGCGTCTCGGTTTGGCGACGAGACCGCCTCAGCTCAGCACAGAGGCCTTCCGGCGGGTGATGCCGGGGCAGGGGGAGTTGTTCTGAGATCAGCGTCGGTAGAGCTGGATGCCCATGGGGAAGCTCAGGGGCCTCTGGTGATTCTGGCCGATGTAGCCGTTGCCAGCAGAGTCCTGGTGCCACGCCATGATTGAGTGCCAGCTTCCGTTCCGGGCGCGTCGGAACCTTTTCCAAGGGATATCGAAGGTTCCGTCGGGCCCGGTGGTTCCGATCTCGAGCGCCGGGCCCGAGACAATGCTGATCGCAACCGTCGCACCTGCGGCCGGTTTCCCATCCGGCAGGGTCACGGTGATCCTTCTGGATTCAGCGCTCTTCAAGGCCGCCGCGCCGAGGAGCGCGGCGACGATCACGAGAGACAGGAGGATCTTCTTCATCGGGTGGTGAAACCCGATACGGCTTACCAGACTTCTTTCTTCACGGCTAGGTAGCCGAAGACGCCTTCGTCCAGATCACCCAGAACGGCTTCGTTGAGGCCCAGGCCATCGGGGGTCTTCAGCTCGATCTCGTTGCCGAAGGTGATGCCCGCGCCGCCCTCCACCCACCAGGTATCCTGGATGCGGCGATGGATGTGGAGGCCCGCACGATAGGAAGTGAAGTCGAGGGTGCGAGACTGGTTGTTGTCGTCGATGTTCCAGACACCGCCGGCCGAGCGCACGTCGAAGCTGAGGCGCCAGTCTTCCGACATGTCCCAAGCCGCCGTGAAGGAGGGGCCTAACAACTGGAGCCGGATGTCTTCCCGCGGGGCCCAGAAGAAGGCAGGGCCGGGGACCAGGGATTCGTCGCCGAAGGCATCGAACAAGGCGACGCCGCCTCCGAGGTAGAACTTGTCGCTGAACTTGTACCCACCACCCACGGCGACATCGAGGAAGATGTCGTCGCTGTCGATGTGGTCGAAGTCGGTGGAGAGCGCGGGTTTGATCCAAGCTCCGTAGATCCAAGGCGATTGTGGCGAGTAGTTCAGCAGCCAAAGAGGCAGTTCCAGCGAGTGCAGGTCTTCATCCTTCACGGGGAAGCCGGGCAGCGTGCCATCGTAGCGCAGGAAGGTGCCCTCGTAGCGGAAGGTGGGAAGCAGCACCAGATCACCGGCGATGGTGATCGGCTTGCTAAGGAAGGTCTGCATTTCGGCCTGCCATGCATCCAGCTCGCCTTGGCTACGGTCGAACTCCATGCCGAAGTTCCCGTAGGCGCTCACGCGGAAGGTATCGAGGAAGAGGAGAGGGCTTTCGTTCTCTGCCGTCGCACCGGTCACGGGGGCGCTGGTGGTTGTTAGCGTGCCAGCATGGGCGGCGGTGCAAAGCGCTGCTAGAGCGAGGAGAGCGGGTCTTTGGATCATGGTTCAGCCCTTCATAGCCTAGTACCCATCCCGTGGCTAGAGGGGAAATGTCGGGAGCGTCTCCGACGACCTGCCAAGAAGACCCCGACACAGGTAACAAGCACCAGTGCAGCCGCAGCGATCCAGCCTCTGGAGATGACGGCATCCTCCGTTTCCGCTTCCTCCGGTTGTTCGGAGATACCCGTTAGCTTCCGAGTGCCGATGTCGAAGCCCGCGATTTTTCCCGTGGTGGTGTGGATGAAGAGCTGGTCCTCGGTTATATCCAGGTCGTCATACCAAGTGCGCCAGAAGTCTCCGATCGGACCGATGATCCCCGAGTCCTGCGTTTTCGGTGGATCGGGACAGATCTTGGAGAAAGGAATGCCGCTTCGTGAACCGTCCGATCCGTGGAAAGTGATGCAATTGGATGTCTGCAGATCGGGCTCCTGAATGTGCTGCCATTCGAGTTCCGCCACGGTTTGGCCATCGTTGGAGAGTAAGAAGGGCTGCTGCCATACCCGGGCTTTGAAGCTCCACAGCTCCTTGGTTGGGGCGCTCGCCCAATAAACCTTCTGGTCACCCGACGGATCCACCACGAGGAGGTATTCGCGGTTGGATGAACGGACTTCTCGCCGCTCGGGCGGGGAGTAACTCGTTGCTGTGGCAAAAGGCGAGGTGCCAAGCAGCAATGCGAGGAACACGATGATGCGACCCATGACCGCATTCTTTAAACCGTCGCGCTCCGGGCCTCAAGCCACGAACAGCTTCACTACCCAAGAGGCCATGGCCACCGTGGCCGCGAGCAGGAGCACGAGCAAGAGGAGGCTCTTGCCTTGGGTGCGACGCTCGTTGCGGATCTGGGTGCGGCTGGCCTTCTCCTCGAATTCGCGTAGACGCCGGCGGTCGGCGAGGTCGTCCGGCGGAGGAAGGGTGGCTGCCTGTTCCTCCGCCTCGCGCAGGATGCGCTCCGGCACGCCGCTCGCGTTCTGGATCTTCTCGCGCAGCTTTCGCTCCTCCTCTTCAAGGGCGCGCAGTTCGTCCATGGCAGGATCGTCGGCGTGGCTTCGGGAGAGGCGCATGGCGAGGTTCATTTCACGAGGTATACGATCAGGGCAATCCCGCCGAGCACGAGTATCGGCAGGTTGAAGGCAAGCCCGCTGCGGAATTGACGGCCGAAGTCTCCGGATAGGATCCGGCGAGCCTTGGCCCCGTTGAAGATGTTGGCACTGCGGGTCCGCGAGAAGTAGTCCGCGGCCTGCGAGAATTCGTCGTCGGCGTGCTCCGCCACCGCCATCGCGCGCTCGACGGATGTACCCATGTTGTCGCGGGTCCAAGCGTCGGGATTGATCTTCTCCAGCTTGTTGAGATGCGCGGCCAGGCAGGAGCGGCATTGCTCGAGCTCCTCGATCTCCTGACGCATGTCGATCACCTCGCGGTCGATCCGCGTCACGGTGGCGGACATCTTGTCCGTAAGCTCCGCTTGAGCCGAAATGAACTCCCGCTTGCGGACGTTCAGGGTTTCGACTTCCCGCTTCTGGCGTTCGAGGGCTTCGCGCTGCTGTTCCAGTTGCTGGAGCTGTTCCTCCGCGGCGCGCAGTTTGCCTTCGACATCTTCTCCCTGGCGACCATTGGCCGGGCCGGGGTTCATTTCCAGTTGGGTGCTACGGATCTTGATATGGTGCGTGTGCTCGGGAGCGGGTGGCATTGCCGGAGGCGGGATGCGGGACAGCAAGGTGCTTTTACCCCGCCGCAAAAAAGCGTTCCAGAAAAATCATCAAGAACTCTTAATGAATAGGTTATGAAGTGTTCAAAAGAACAATTCAATCTGCGTTCTGCACTCCATTGCCAGAGGTGGGCTTCAACGATTTTTCACACAAAAGGTCTTCTCAAGATCACGGGACTGTGAATTTACATCGTAAATTCATTGTATGAAAACCCTTGCTCCTCCTTCATGGCGGTCACCCTTCGTGTGGCTAGCGTTACTCCCCGTGCTCGTGGCCGGTGTTCAAGCTGGCACGATCACCGTGACCTCCAATGCGGATTCCGGTGAAGGAAGTCTCCGCGCCGCTTTGGAGGCAGCAGCGAATGGCGACGTGATCGAAGTGCCGGTCACAGGATCCATCAACCTTCAGAGCAGCTTGGTCGTGAATCGGGCTGTCTCGATCCGCGGTCCGGGATCCACCGCCCTCAAGGTCCGGCGTGGCGAAGGCATCGAGGCGAAGTTCGGCGTGTTCGAGGTCCGAAGCGGCGGAGTCTCTATCAGCCGTTTCACGATCACCGACGGGATCCGATCCGAGGGAGGCGGAATCTCCCGACAGAGCGGTGGCAGTCTGCTGATTGAAGACTGTCTGCTGATCGGGAACCGGCAGGAGGGCGATGGATATGGGGGCGGTGCGATTTCCTTGCGAGGAGACGGCAACACGGTGATCCGCCGGTGTGTCATTCGCGATAATGTCGTCGTGGATGGAAGCGTGCAGACGGTGCACGCGGGAGGCGGGGGTATTCTGCTGGGATCCGGCAGCCTGCTGCTGGAAAACAGTTCGCTCGTGGGGAATACGGGCAAGCTCTATGGAGGAGGCTTGTACCTGACCGGTGGAACGGCAGATGTGAGAAACTGCACCTTCTCCGGAAACAAGGCTCCGCGGAGTGGAACCGCCCTAGGTGCGAGCGGCGGGACCCTCTACCTCCTCGGGTGCACGATCACAGCAAATCAGTCGGGATCCGCCTACTTCTTCGGTGGGAAGGTGATGATAGGAAACACGATCCTGGCTGGAAACGGAAACGGTGTGGACCTCGTGGGTGCGCGCTCCCTGACTTCCCTCGGATACAATTTGGTGGGAAGCCCGGGCAATGCCCGTTTCACGGCCCCCGGCGACGTGACGGGCGTGGCCCAGCCTCTCCTCGCCCCGCTCGGTTACTATGGTGGTAGTACTTTGATCCATCCCCCCACCCTCAACAGCGTGCACGTGGTGGACAAGGGCAAGAGCCGCATCGGTGACGTCGATCTGGCCACCGACCAGCATGGTGGTCCGCGTCGGGTCCGGGCCCATTGGCAAGAGCCCGCACCCGGTGGCGACTTCAGCGACATCGGCGCGGTGGAGCTGTGGGAGATGCCGCAGACCGCGAGCGAAGTGGTGGTGAATACGACCGATGACAGCGACGACGGCGTGCCCGGCAAGCTCCACTGCTCCCTACGCGAAGCCATCACCCACGTGAACAGCACGGTGAAGGGCGAGCGCATCATCCGCTTCGACAGCCGCGTCTTCGGTCCCGGGAAGCCACAACGGACCATCGTGCTCTCGAAGGCCCTGCCCCTTCTGGATCATACCAAGCTCCTCGGTCCCGGTGCCAAGCACCTGACGCTCCAAGCCGCGGAGGCGACGAAGTTGCCGATCCTGCATCTTGGCGGCATCGAGCGCTGCACCGTCACCGGTCTGACCCTTGCAAAAGGAAGCCACTTCAGCGGCGGCGGCATTTATGCAAGCGTCCCGCTGACCCTTGAGAACTGCCACATCCGGGACTGCAGCGTGAGCGGGGAAGGCGGTGGTCTTTTCTGCAAGGCAGGTGGCCTGATCATGAGGGGCTGCACCTTCTCGGGCAACACCGCGTCGAACGGTGGAGCCGGGCTCTCCATCATCGGTGAGATTCCTTCCACGATCGAGAACTCCACCTTCGACAACAACCGGGCCACCGGCGGGTTTGGGGGAGGCATCCAGGCTTCGGGTGAGGTAACGATCACCGCCTGTACGCTCACCCGTGGCTACGCCGGCCGTGCAGGCGGGGGTATCGGGGCGCGGCTCAACTACCCCGGCACCGCGATCACCCTGCGGAACTGCATTGTCTCCGGCAACGAGCGTTCCGATGTCAGCGGTAGCGGTCTCCACGCTGCGCCCGGCTTCGTAAGCGGCGGCTACAATTTGATCGGCACGCTTTTCTACAATCCGGACTTCACGGATGGCGTAAACGGCGACCAGGTCGGTGTGACAGTTCCTCGTCTCGGCGCGCTGCGGAACAACGGCGGCCCCACGCCCACCCTCGCCCTGCTGTCGGATAGTCCCGCGATCGACCGCGGCATGGCCTTCGGTCTCACGACCGATCAGCGCGGCTTCGCCCGCACCTTCGATTATCCCTACGTCCACTCCGCGAACGAGGGTGACAGAACCGATGTCGGTGCCTTCGAGCTGCAGCGCTTCTCCTTCGAGGATTGGCGCGTGCAAAACTTCACTCCGGAACAACTCGCAGGCGCCACAAGCCAGCCGGACGGCGATGCCAATGCGTCGGGAATCCCGAACTCCCTGAAGCATCTCTTCGGCATCGATCCTTCTGCCCCGGTAGATGCCGCCGCGCGTGCCGCCCTGCCGTCGATCTCGACCGCACGGGAAACGGGTCGGAACTATTTCGTGCTCACCTACCGCCGCAGCGGACTCTACTCGGGGCCGGAGGAGACGGTCGAGTACTCCACCGATCTCAGCGAATGGCGGCCCGCCTCGCGCTACCGGACTCGCATCAGTCCTGCGGATAGCGATTCCTTCGACCAGAAGGTGGAGGTGTGGGTGGACATGAGCGGGGTGGGGAATGCCTATTTCCGCGTGGCCACGCCGGATTGATGCACGCTTGTTAGCCTCTGCGGATTTCACCCGGGGTCGAGCCGGTCACCCGCTTGATGAAGCGGCACAGCTCGTCCCCGCCCGCGAAGCCACAGTGTTCGGCCAGATAGTCGAGAGTCCAGCTCGTCCGCTTCAGCAGCTCGGAAACCTTTTCCGCGCGAGTGCGATCGATCTCCTGCTTCGGCGTGCGCCCGAGCGTGGCGTGAAAGCGTTGACGCAATTGCTCGCGGGAAGCTCCCGCCTCCCGGCAGAGAGTCCCGGTATCCAGAGGTTGATGCAGCGGCTGCCGGCGGATGAAGTTCATCGCCCGGGTCACCACCGGATCCGCCAGCTCCACCCGGCCGGTTGATTCGCGGACGCTGATTCCGGGTGGAGCGATCTCGATGCGCGTGTCCGGATCGATCTTCTCGCCACCCATCATCTTCTCTAACAGAGCTGCCGCGGCCTGGCCGAACTGCCTCCCGGGGAAGCGGATGCTCGTCATGGCCGGGGTGGTCGCATGGCAGAAGACGATGTCATCGCTGACGCCGATCACCGGCACGTCCTCCGGCACGCGATATCCCGCCTGCTTCAGCGCGCGGATGGCCATGACACCGGCGATGTCATCCTTGGCGAAGAGGCCGCAAGGCTTCGGCAAGGTGCTTACCAGGCGCCATGCCATCCGCTCGTTCTGCCGGGCTCGGAGCTTCGGGGCGAAGGTGGAGGACGGCAGCTCCAGTACCCGGCATTCATGGCCCTCCCCGGCGAGCCTCTGCCGGTAGCCTTCCAGCCGCTCGGCGGAGTAGCAGCGGTTCGGCTCGTGCAGGTAGGCGAAATCCCGGAGGCCAAGTCCTAGCAGATGCTCCGCAGCCATTCTCCCCGCCGCGCGGTTGTCCAAGGTGACGCGGGGGAATCGCGGACCTTTCGCCGCTTGTTCCACGCTCAGGTTCACCACCTTGATGCCCCGTTTCTTCCATGCCTGTGCTTCCGCCGGCGTGTAGCGGAAGACGAGCAAGCCATCGCCTTGCCAGTTCTCGTCGATCCTTACCGGGTGCAGATCGCCGCCGCTCGGTTGCACGAACTCCATCTCGAAGGAATGGCCTTCGCGCAGGTAGTCCAGAATGCCGCCGTAGATCCGGTTCCCGAATCCTTGGGCCCAGTCCACCAACCGCACTCCGACGCGCCAGCTCATGCCTGCATCACGCCCTCGCGTGGCGGGGATTGCAAGGTCGCGACCTTGTGTTTTTGCCAGGCTCGCCACTTTTTCTGCAATAGACGGACGAAGGCGAGGAGCCCAGAATCACCCTATTCAAATTGTTTCCCAAAAGAAACAAAATTGTAATGAAGGCTTGCAAGACATTCTCACAGGTCCAATCCATTCTCCCGTTCACATGAAGACCAGCGCACCGCAGGTGGCCATCGTCGGGGCCGGCATCGTCGGCCTCGCCCATGCGTGGGCGGCGGCCCGTGCCGGATGCCGGGTCACGGTCTTCGAGCGCAGCGACAAGGCGCGCGGCGCCTCCGTGCGCAACTTCGGGATGTGCTGGCCGATTGGCCAAGCCTCGGAGCATTTCGAGACCGCGCTGCGCAGCCGCGAGCTGTGGCAGGAGTTCACTGCCGCCACGGGGGCTTATGCGCGGGCCACGGGAAGTGTGCATGTGGTGGCACATGAGGATGAGGCCGCCGTCCTAGAGGAGTTCGTCATGGCGATGAAGGGCACGCCCTATCAAGTCTCGATGCTAACTCCCGCCCGGGTGGAGAGCGATGTGCCCGGTGTGCGCCGGGGCGTCGCCAGGGCCGGTATGCTGAGCGGCAGCGAGATCAATCTCGATCCGCGCGAGGCGCTGGCGCTACTGCCGCCCTTCCTGAAGGAGCGCCACGGGGTGGAGTTCAGGTGGAAGACCGCGGTGTGCCATGTAGGGGAAGGCGTGCTGCGCACGGCGTCCGGCGAGTCGCATGCCTTTGACGAAGCTTACGTCTGCTCGGGCCACGACTTCGAGACGCTGTTCCCCGAGGTCTTCGCGGCCAGCCCGCTGAAGCCCTGCAAGCTCCAGATGATGCGCACGGTGCCTCAGCCTGGGGGCTGGAAGCTGGGCCCGATGCTCGCCAGCGGTCTTACGCTGCGGCAGTACTCGAGCTTCCACGGCTGTCCCTCGCTGGCAGCGGTGAAGGCGCGCGTGGCCCGGGAGATGCCGGAACTGGACCGCTACGGCATCCATGTGATGGCCTCGCAGGATCGCTTCGGCTCGATCGTACTCGGCGACTCCCATGAATATGGCGGTGATATCGAGATCTTCGACAAGATGGAGATCGACGAGCTGATGCTCCGCGAGCTGCGCAAGCTCTTCGACTTTCCCGATTGGAGGATCGCCGAGCGCTGGCACGGCATCTATGCCAAGCATTTCGGCGATGTGGAGTTCCGTGCCGATGTCTTGCCCGGTGTGCAGATCGCCACCGGTACCAGCGGCTCCGGCATGACCATGTCCTTCGGTCTGGCCGACCGTCACTTTTCCACCCGCATCGCTCCTGTTTAAGTCATGATCCAAGTCAACGGTCGCAGCTACGCCCTCCCTCCGAATCCCGTCGCGGTCATCTGCCTGGATGGCTGTGCGGATGAATACCTGAGCAGTGCCATCGCGCGCGGGTGCATGCCGCGGCTGGCCGGTATGGCCCGCGATGGCTACCGCGGGATGGTGCGGGGAGCCTTGCCCTCCTTCACGAACGTCAACAACACCTCGATCGTCACCGGGGTTCCGCCGCGGGTCCACGGGATCTGCGGGAACTTCTTCCTGAATCCGGAGACGGGCGAGGAGGTGATGATGAACGGTCCGGAGTTCCGCCGCTGCGGCACCATTCTAACAGCCGCTGCGGATGCCGGGCGGAAGGTCGCCTTCATCACCGCGAAGGAGAAGCTCCGCACGGTTCTGGGTGACGGCGTGGTCGAGCGCGGCGGCATCGTCTTCTCCTCGGAGAAGGTGGACGAAGCGCGGCTCGCCACGCACGGGATCGACCGCGCCACGGAGATCATCGGCAAGCCGCGGCCGGAGATCTACTCGGGGGATGCCTCGGTCTACGTGTTGGAAGCGGGTGCCGCGCTGGCGGAGCAGGGGCGGGCGGACTTCCTCTACCTTTCCACCACCGACTTCATGCAGCACAAGTTCGGCCCGGAGGCTCCGGAGATCCTCGAGTTCCATGCTGCCATCGACGCTGCGATCGGGCGCTTGCTCGATGCCGGGTGCACGGTGGCCCTCACCGCCGATCACGGGATGAATGCGAAGAACGACAGCAGCGGCAACCCGAAGGTGATCTTCGTGGAGTCGCTGTTGCATGAGCGCTTCGGAAAATCCCTCCGCGTGATCTGCCCGATCACCGATCCATATGTGGTTCATCACGGTGCCTTGGGTTCGCTGGTGATGGTGCATTTGGAGGATCCCGCGATGCGCGATGCCGTGGCCGAATACCTCTTCGCACAGGAGGGGATCACCGAAGTGCTGACCCGCGAGCAGGCGGTTGAAAAACTCGAGCTTGCCCCCGATCGGATCGGCGAGCTGGTGGTTCTCTCCGGTCGTGACGTGGTGGTCGGCAAGTCGCCGGAACATCACGATCTCTCCGTGCTCGAAGGCGGGCTGCGCTCGCATGGAGGTCGCTATGAGGAGATGGTCCCGCTGGTTCTGTCGAAGCCGCTCACGCCGGAGCTCCGGCGCTTGGCGGAGGGGGATCCGCGAAACTTCGATGTCTTTCACTTCGCTTGCCACGTCTGAAATCCGCGGCGCATCGTCCCTGCATGTCCTGGTCCCCGCTTCATCTTCCTTCCTACATCGCGGGCCAGCCGGTCGCCACCGGGCGGACGCTCGAGGTGCATTATCCGTGGGATGGCTCGCTAACAGGTTCGGCCGCGCTCATCGGGCCGGAGCATCTGGACCAGGCGATCACGGCCGCGCTTGGCTTCCCGAAGGAAGCGCTGACGCGCCGGGATCGACACGATATCCTGCGCAAGGCGGCCGCCCTGCTTGCCTCGCGCCGCGATGAATTCGCGGCACTCATCACCCGCGAGACCGGGCTCGCCATCCGCGAGGCGAAGTACGAAACCACCCGTAGCTCGGACGTGCTGGAGTTCGCCGCGATGGAGGCGCTGCGCGATGACGGGCGGATCTTTTCCTGTGACATCACCCCGAACGGGCGTTCGCGGAAGATCTTCACCTCCCGCTATCCGGTCCAGCTGGTCGCGGCGATCACGCCTTTCAATCACCCGCTCAACCAAGTGGTTCACAAGCTGGCTCCGGCCATTGCCGCAGGGGCGCCGGTCTTGCTGAAGCCCTCCGATCGGACTCCGCTGACGGCACTCAAGTTTGCCGAAGTGCTGTATGAGGCGGGATTACCCGGCCCTATGCTCAGTTTGTTCCTGGGCGATATCGGGGGGATCGTCACGCCGATGATCACGGACGACCGCGTGGAGATCGTTACCTTTACCGGCTCGGTGGAGATCGGAAAGAACATCGCGCGAACCTGCGGATATAAGCGGCTTTGTCTCGAACTAGGGGGGAATTCACCGCTGATCGTCCTTAACGATGCGGATCCCGACCTGGCGGCCAAGCTTGCGGCGGAGGGTTCGTTCCGGAATTCGGGGCAGCGTTGCACCGCGGTGAAGCGGATCCTTGTCCAGGACGGCATTCTTGAGGCTTTCACCGAGCGCTTTGTCGCGCTGACACGCGAGCAATACGGCTGTGGCGATCCCGAGGATCCGGCGACCATGGTGGGGACGGTCGTTCACGAGCCCTCCGCGATGGAACTGCAGCGCCGGGTGGAGGCCGCGGTGGGAATGGGTGCGAAGATCCTCCACGGTGGCGGACGCAGAGGGGCCCTGCTGGAGCCCACGATCATCGCGGATGTGCCCCGTGATGCGGAGATGGTGGCGCTGGAGAGCTTCGGCCCCCTGGCGCCGATCCTCCCGATCCGGGACCTCGATGATGCCATCCGCTACTACAATTCCGGGCCTTTCGGCCTGAGTGGCGGCATCGTCACCAATGACCTCTCGCTCGCCCTGAAGGCATGCAAGGAATTGAAGGCTGGCACGACGAACGTGAACGAGGTACCTGGTTACAGGCTGGAACTCACCCCCTTCGGCGGGACCCGGGATTCAGGCCTCGGGGTGAAAGAAGGCGTGATCGAGGCGATCAAATTCTTCACTCACGAGAAAACCTGGTCGCTGCCTTGGTAGAGTGAACACGACGATGGAAAGACAGCGGACGAATCCAGACCCCGGGAAGCTCGCCGCCACGTTTCCGCCGCTCTCGCTCCAGACCCGGATCGTCGTCCTCACCTATCTCGCTTACTTTTTCTACTACTTCACGCGCAAGCACCTCGGGGTGGCCACCCATGCCTTGGTGAAGGATGGTTATTCGGAGGACCTCATTGCGGCGGTTCAGACGGGCTACGGCGTTTGCTATGCCGTCGGCCAGTTTCTCAGCGGGGCGCTTGGCGATCGTGTCGGTCCGCGCATCGGGCTTTGCGTCGGCATGGTGTTGTCGGCCATTGCCTCGATCGCTTTCGGGATCTTTCCCTTTGTCGGGGTCCTTGCGATCGCCCTCACCCTGAACGGGCTGTTCCAGTCCACCGGTTGGCCGAACTGCTGCAAGCTGGTCACGCTCTGGGTCAGCGATGCGAAGCGGGGCAGGGTGATGGGGTTCTGGCTGACCTGCTATATTCTGGGCAGTCTGGCGGCGAACTTTTGTGCCGGCTACATCCTCGAGCAGTACGGATGGCGGCAGGTCTTCCTTTTCACCGGGATTACGGTGCTTGTCGTAGGTGTGATCCAAGGGCTTTTCCTGATCTCGAAGCCGGAGGACGCCGGCTATTCTTTTGGCGAACAGGAAGAGGGTGGCGAAGGAGAGGGGGGGGCTCGCGAGGGATTCGGGCGCATGATCCGGGAGCCTGCCGTGCTGATGCTAGGCTTCAGCTACACCGGCTTGAAGTTCGTGCGCTACGCCTTCTTCGCGTGGTTGCCTTACTATCTCGCCACGGCGGTTCACCTCGGCGAT
The genomic region above belongs to Luteolibacter rhizosphaerae and contains:
- a CDS encoding TIGR03364 family FAD-dependent oxidoreductase, with protein sequence MKTSAPQVAIVGAGIVGLAHAWAAARAGCRVTVFERSDKARGASVRNFGMCWPIGQASEHFETALRSRELWQEFTAATGAYARATGSVHVVAHEDEAAVLEEFVMAMKGTPYQVSMLTPARVESDVPGVRRGVARAGMLSGSEINLDPREALALLPPFLKERHGVEFRWKTAVCHVGEGVLRTASGESHAFDEAYVCSGHDFETLFPEVFAASPLKPCKLQMMRTVPQPGGWKLGPMLASGLTLRQYSSFHGCPSLAAVKARVAREMPELDRYGIHVMASQDRFGSIVLGDSHEYGGDIEIFDKMEIDELMLRELRKLFDFPDWRIAERWHGIYAKHFGDVEFRADVLPGVQIATGTSGSGMTMSFGLADRHFSTRIAPV
- a CDS encoding choice-of-anchor Q domain-containing protein, with product MKTLAPPSWRSPFVWLALLPVLVAGVQAGTITVTSNADSGEGSLRAALEAAANGDVIEVPVTGSINLQSSLVVNRAVSIRGPGSTALKVRRGEGIEAKFGVFEVRSGGVSISRFTITDGIRSEGGGISRQSGGSLLIEDCLLIGNRQEGDGYGGGAISLRGDGNTVIRRCVIRDNVVVDGSVQTVHAGGGGILLGSGSLLLENSSLVGNTGKLYGGGLYLTGGTADVRNCTFSGNKAPRSGTALGASGGTLYLLGCTITANQSGSAYFFGGKVMIGNTILAGNGNGVDLVGARSLTSLGYNLVGSPGNARFTAPGDVTGVAQPLLAPLGYYGGSTLIHPPTLNSVHVVDKGKSRIGDVDLATDQHGGPRRVRAHWQEPAPGGDFSDIGAVELWEMPQTASEVVVNTTDDSDDGVPGKLHCSLREAITHVNSTVKGERIIRFDSRVFGPGKPQRTIVLSKALPLLDHTKLLGPGAKHLTLQAAEATKLPILHLGGIERCTVTGLTLAKGSHFSGGGIYASVPLTLENCHIRDCSVSGEGGGLFCKAGGLIMRGCTFSGNTASNGGAGLSIIGEIPSTIENSTFDNNRATGGFGGGIQASGEVTITACTLTRGYAGRAGGGIGARLNYPGTAITLRNCIVSGNERSDVSGSGLHAAPGFVSGGYNLIGTLFYNPDFTDGVNGDQVGVTVPRLGALRNNGGPTPTLALLSDSPAIDRGMAFGLTTDQRGFARTFDYPYVHSANEGDRTDVGAFELQRFSFEDWRVQNFTPEQLAGATSQPDGDANASGIPNSLKHLFGIDPSAPVDAAARAALPSISTARETGRNYFVLTYRRSGLYSGPEETVEYSTDLSEWRPASRYRTRISPADSDSFDQKVEVWVDMSGVGNAYFRVATPD
- a CDS encoding AraC family transcriptional regulator is translated as MSWRVGVRLVDWAQGFGNRIYGGILDYLREGHSFEMEFVQPSGGDLHPVRIDENWQGDGLLVFRYTPAEAQAWKKRGIKVVNLSVEQAAKGPRFPRVTLDNRAAGRMAAEHLLGLGLRDFAYLHEPNRCYSAERLEGYRQRLAGEGHECRVLELPSSTFAPKLRARQNERMAWRLVSTLPKPCGLFAKDDIAGVMAIRALKQAGYRVPEDVPVIGVSDDIVFCHATTPAMTSIRFPGRQFGQAAAALLEKMMGGEKIDPDTRIEIAPPGISVRESTGRVELADPVVTRAMNFIRRQPLHQPLDTGTLCREAGASREQLRQRFHATLGRTPKQEIDRTRAEKVSELLKRTSWTLDYLAEHCGFAGGDELCRFIKRVTGSTPGEIRRG